The Streptomyces armeniacus genomic interval TTCAAGGGGTTCGGGTACGGCACGGAGGGCACGGTGGTTGGATGGTGGTGTCCGGTGTTGTGACAGCTCGTTGGACACGCAGCAGTCCGCGGGCGCCGGAATGAGCGGCCGTGGCGTACAGAGGGGTGCCCGGTGAGTGACCGCAGCGCGATCGAGTGGACCGAGGCGACGTGGAACCCGACGACCGGCTGCGACCGCGTCTCGGTCGGCTGCGACAACTGCTACGCGCTGGCACTCGCGAAACGACTGAAGGCGATGGGCGCGCCGAAGTACCAGAACGACGGCGACCCCCGCACTTCCGGCCCGGGGTTCGGCGTCACGCTGCATCCCGAGGCGCTGAGCGTGCCGTACGGGTGGAAGAGCCCCCGGACAGTGTTCGTGAACTCCATGTCCGATCTCTTCCATGCCCGCGTGCCGCTGGACTTCGTCCGGCAGGTCTTCCAGGTCATGGCGGAGACTCCGCAGCACACCTACCAGGTGCTGACCAAGCGGGCCCGGCGCCTGCGGCAGGTCGCCCACAAGCTGGAGTGGCCGGAGAACCTCTGGATGGGCGTCTCCGTCGAGACCGAGGACGACCTGCCGCGCGCGGAGGACTTGCAGCGGGTGCCGGCAGCCGTACGGTTCCTGTCCTGCGAGCCGCTGCTCGGTCCGCTGAACGGCTTAGATCTGCGCGGTATTGACTGGGTCATTGTCGGCGGCGAGTCCGGGCCGCGCGCGCGGGTAATGGACCTGGACTGGGCGGAACGGCTGGTCTCCCAATGCGAAGCGGCGGGTGTGCCCGCGTTCGTCAAGCAGCTCGGCATCCGGCAGATGCGTCAGCACAAGGACATCGAGCAGTTCCCCGCGGCGCTGCGCGTCCGGGACTTCCCGCAGGAGCAGTCACGTGCGTGAGCGCCGGGCCGCCCGGTCCTCGGGTGTGGTGACCGGGCGTCATCTGGTGGGTTCGACGACCAGGTCCCGGACCTTCTTGCCGACACCGTTGCTGGGGGTCTTGCCCTGCTGGTGCAGGTGCTTGACGGCCGCCCGTGCCGCGACCTCGGTCACCTGCCCGTAGTAGTCGCCGAAGACCTCGAGGGTGTGGTCGACGAGCTTCACCGGCCGGCCCCGGCGCACCAGGCGCTCCAGGTTCTCGGCGATGACCGGTACGGCGGCCTTGGTGACCACCTCCGGCTTCGGGCGGATCAGCGAGGTGGTGGAGAACAGCGTGTCCGGGTCGTTCTTCTCCTCCACCCACTCCAGCTTCTCCCACCACGCGTTCCGGGCACGGGCCGCCGAGTCGCCGAAGACCCACAGGCCGTGCTGCCGCCACGTGCCGAACACCAGGTGGTACACCGGCTTGTGCCCCGGGGCTTTGGCCACGGGAACGGAGCGCACCAGCATGCCGGTGGCGGCCTCCAGCCGCCGGGCGTACTCCGCGGCCACGGCCTCATCCGCGTCCGGCGGCGAGTCCGCCCCCTGGGGGAAGAAGTCCCGCCACCACTCGCCGCCGCACACCTCATCGAACCGCTGTGAGGAGCGCTCCACGCCCTTCGTGGACCGTGCGTTGCCGCCCAGCCGGCGCACCGCCATCATGCTGAAGTTCAGCATGAACTCCGTAGGCGGCCACCGGTTCGCCGACTGACGCTGGGCCATGGCGCCCGTCAGCC includes:
- the tcmP gene encoding three-Cys-motif partner protein TcmP, whose amino-acid sequence is MATGAGGAYWDEPGLPSVFKHSLLGRYIPQFGGMTGSREGRVVYLDGYAGEGRYESGEAGSAEIAMRVASQHLSRHQLRWTCFFTERERKSVDRLEKVAALYQPQGVDARVHHGDVDGVLEEVLHAAAGLPLFLFLDPCGLGLPWHRLTGAMAQRQSANRWPPTEFMLNFSMMAVRRLGGNARSTKGVERSSQRFDEVCGGEWWRDFFPQGADSPPDADEAVAAEYARRLEAATGMLVRSVPVAKAPGHKPVYHLVFGTWRQHGLWVFGDSAARARNAWWEKLEWVEEKNDPDTLFSTTSLIRPKPEVVTKAAVPVIAENLERLVRRGRPVKLVDHTLEVFGDYYGQVTEVAARAAVKHLHQQGKTPSNGVGKKVRDLVVEPTR
- a CDS encoding DUF5131 family protein, with the translated sequence MSDRSAIEWTEATWNPTTGCDRVSVGCDNCYALALAKRLKAMGAPKYQNDGDPRTSGPGFGVTLHPEALSVPYGWKSPRTVFVNSMSDLFHARVPLDFVRQVFQVMAETPQHTYQVLTKRARRLRQVAHKLEWPENLWMGVSVETEDDLPRAEDLQRVPAAVRFLSCEPLLGPLNGLDLRGIDWVIVGGESGPRARVMDLDWAERLVSQCEAAGVPAFVKQLGIRQMRQHKDIEQFPAALRVRDFPQEQSRA